In Toxoplasma gondii ME49 chromosome VIII, whole genome shotgun sequence, a single genomic region encodes these proteins:
- the AP2VIII7 gene encoding AP2 domain transcription factor AP2VIII-7 (encoded by transcript TGME49_269010), translating to MARAAAAPRDERRADCGGAGPSAVAEFNDAFPSVSSSHDEKPCKEDMRVAEPFGEPLLPDDHWAAAVTTTAPGDDPGELSGKTAKELSALPSSRRRRSQSAERVSTTSAASHASDPSQSFLDLLPPASCASSLSSSPGADGSNGLLSPAGGVGRHSREVTDDARESPTSGDAPQARDDHGNLASPTALSEVANALQTAPASSAGGGSGRGRAAGASQKRAWGASAAKRDNAATSGTSKPSGSLSHGAFVVPAKLAANEEETENNLLSSVATQAGWLSLEGDSMRGRGGAAYQGSDEPANNGASRASKNACGSLSTGAAAAASDRTALLAGENAAPSGPSTRRGNSLGSGSNGAATAGGSTGRRDPRASPFPGVKFCSSRNAWIARWSENGQEKWKTFPVRDSTFEEARRRALEFRQGKDRKKYERLWQQLSADAEGGGGPGKSPGPSARGGGTSPSGGACDPSGNATAGVEGFRSPAVSFSPGGSVRGSGSSSGGLGSPSGAVSQDIFSRLSPATYTGGPGLDEALENSRAAAAGLLFSDLQRHRWLEEALLGSGPDGSPAQLTPSTGKAGLDAALRDRFSRWPATGAGRLNGVDCGNGGIVEQSQGKKRSCAAAGLAGFSEFSGLLAGALEEAATGTTSPKKKSKMHRRELRDGLVLTGLDADLDRQNVPPCVGGPVDGLGEDAAEYLSADPTVNSLLGVGSLFQSSFPLACKRENRIAEIGMGLDRWQQTSRGSFLGDPGATEDACRNLLNAKALGMYKDALILILDDLLSHGISLLSPRGENGPSSMCGNGMAWRAKQKGAERPMRRVVEALRRRVADASVFRVVSPFIKLFEACILEKKVPSQFDARSQILYLNALSALYEVAIPA from the exons ATGGCGCGGGCAGCAGCCGCTCCTCGGGACGAACGTAGGGCCGACTGCGGGGGGGCTGGCCCTTCTGCTGTTGCCGAGTTCAACGATGCTTTTCCTTCAGTCTCCAGCTCTCACGACGAGAAACCTTGCAAAGAAGACATGCGGGTGGCAGAGCCGTTTGGAGAACCCCTGCTTCCGGACGACCATTGGGCCGCCGCAGTCACCACCACGGCACCTGGGGATGACCCAGGCGAGCTTTCTGGAAAGACGGCAAAAGAACTCAGTGCCTTGCCTTCTtcccgcagacgcagaagccaGTCCGCAGAGCGGGTCTCAACTACGAGCGCTGCATCACACGCCTCAGACCCCTCCCAGAGTTTCCTCGATCTTCTTCCCCCCGCCAGCtgcgcctcttcgctctcgtcatCTCCCGGCGCGGACGGGAGTAAcggtctcctctcgccggCAGGTGGAGTGGGGAGACACTCCAGAGAAGTCACTGACGACGCGCGTGAGTCGCCAACTTCCGGCGATGCTCCTCAGGCGCGTGATGACCACGGAAACCTGGCTTCACCGACTGCCCTATCAGAGGTCGCCAACGCTCTCCAGACCGCGCCCGCGAGCTCTGCGGGCGGAGGCTCCGGGCGTGGGCGAGCCGCAGGCGCTTCTCAGAAGAGAGCATGGGGCGCCTCGGCGGCCAAGCGCGACAACGCGGCGACTTCCGGGACGAGCAAGCCCTCTGGAAGTCTCAGCCACGGCGCGTTTGTCGTGCCAGCCAAACTTGcagcgaacgaagaggaaaccgagaacAACCTCCTGTCTTCCGTGGCAACTCAGGCGGGCTGGCTATCTCTGGAAGGTGACAGCATGCGGGGCCGGGGCGGCGCGGCCTACCAGGGCAGCGATGAGCCGGCGAACAACGGGGCCTCACGCGCCAGCAAAAACGCGTGTGGGTCTCTCTCGACAGGggcagcagcggctgcaAGTGACAGGACAGCACTACTTGCGGGTGAAAACGCGGCGCCTTCAGGTCCGTCGACGAGACGCGGAAACAGTCTTGGCTCCGGTTCTAATGGCGCCGCGACGGCAGGGGGGAGCACGGGGCGTCGAGACCCGCGGGCCTCACCGTTTCCAGGTGTGAAATTCTGTAGCTCCCGGAACGCATGGATTGCCCGGTGGTCGGAGAACGGCCaggaaaagtggaagacgTTTCCAGTACGCGACTCCACCTTCGAAGAGGCGCGCCGTCGCGCTCTCGAGTTCAGACAAGGCAAGGACCGCAAGAAGTACGAGCGCCTTTGGCAGCAGCTTAGTGCGGATGCAGAGGGCGGCGGCGGACCGGGGAAGAGTCCGGGACCGAGTGCACGCGGGGGAGGCACTTCCCCGAGCGGGGGCGCTTGCGACCCGTCGGGAAATGCGACTGCAGGGGTGGAGGGGTTCCGCAGCCCCGCAGTGTCTTTCTCCCCAGGCGGGAGCGTGCGCGGAAGTGGCTCCAGCAGTGGAGGTTTGGGCAGTCCGTCGGGGGCGGTATCGCAGGACATTTTCTCGCGGCTGAGTCCCGCGACCTACACGGGAGGTCCTGGCCTTGACGAGGCTCTCGAGAACAGCCGAGCGGCCGCAGCGGGCCTGCTGTTCAGTGACCTGCAACGGCATCGCTGGTTGGAAGAAGCGTTGTTGGGGTCTGGCCCCGACGGCAGCCCTGCGCAGCTTACACCGTCGACCGGAAAAGCTGGCCTAGACGCTGCACTTCGAGATCGATTTTCCCGGTGGCCAGCGACCGGCGCCGGCAGACTTAACGGGGTAGACTGCGGGAATGGAGGAATCGTCGAACAGAGTCAGGGCAAGAAACGGAGCTGCGCAGCGGCTGGACTTGCTGGGTTTTCAGAGTTCTCGGGACTCCTTGCTGGCGCCTTGGAAGAAGCCGCCACCGGGACCACTTCCCCCAAGAAGAAATCCAAAATGCACCGCAGAGAACTCCGCGACGGCCTCGTCCTCACCGGCCTGGATGCTGATCTTGACAGACAGAATGTACCACCGTGCGTTGGCGGACCCGTTGACGGCCTCGGCGAAGATGCTGCCGAATAC CTTTCTGCGGATCCAACGGTGAACTCGCTCCTCGGAGTCGGATCTCTCTTCCAGTCCAGCTTCCCCTTGGCatgcaaaagagaaaaccgcATCGCTG AGATTGGAATGGGCCTGGACCGGTGGCAACAGACTTCTCGAGGATCTTTTCTAGGTGACCCCGGTGCAACGGAAGATGCCTGCAGGAATTTGTTGAATGCCAAGGCACTGGGGATGTACAAAGATGCCCTGATTCTAATTCTCGATGACCTGCTGTCTCATGGGATCTCACTTTTGAGTCCGCGGGGGGAGAACGGGCCGTCCTCAATGTGCGGGAACGGCATGGCGTGGCGGGCGAAGCAAAAGGGTGCAGAGAGACCTATGCGGCGGGTCGTAGAGGCTTTGCGTCGCCGCGTGGCGGATGCGTCTGTGTTCCGAGTAGTGTCGCCTTTCATCAAGCTGTTTGAGGCATGCATTCTGGAAAAGAAAGTTCCTAGCCAGTTCGATGCTCGGTCGCAAATCCTCTATCTTAACGCGTTGAGTGCGTTGTACGAAGTCGCTATCCCGGCGTGA